A stretch of the Chloroflexota bacterium genome encodes the following:
- a CDS encoding lipoate--protein ligase family protein has product MNTIRLLDLQLVPPVRSQTIYHAIAYALDADSPDTIILVGPTEPYVCIGFHQELEKEVDVEYCRAHGLPMFRREVGGGAVYLDQNQVFTQWIFHRNVLPADLGERFALYIKPLVETYKALGITANYRPINDIHVQGKKIGGTGAAQMGDAEVVVGSLMFDFNFELMAQVLKVSSEKMRDKIFQSLNEYMTTMTRQLGHMPDRGAVVKIYLAQIEAALGRKIVPGEPTARELAIADELDRKFATDEWLYQKGGLRQVGVKIHEDVRVIEAAHKAPGGLIRVTARVREGRIDDLTLSGDFTMMPKFAPGALELALRGTALDPNAIKTRTEEVYRTLAIQSPGMTVDDLTNAVMLLNQPVQ; this is encoded by the coding sequence ATGAACACGATCCGTCTGCTCGATCTGCAACTCGTTCCCCCCGTTCGTTCGCAAACGATTTACCACGCGATTGCGTACGCCCTCGATGCGGATTCGCCCGACACGATCATCCTCGTCGGACCGACCGAGCCGTACGTGTGCATCGGCTTTCATCAGGAACTGGAAAAAGAAGTGGATGTCGAGTATTGTCGCGCGCACGGCTTGCCGATGTTTCGACGCGAAGTCGGCGGCGGCGCGGTGTACCTCGACCAGAACCAGGTCTTTACGCAATGGATTTTCCATCGCAACGTGTTGCCCGCCGACCTCGGCGAACGCTTTGCGTTGTACATCAAGCCGCTCGTCGAAACGTACAAGGCGCTTGGTATCACCGCGAACTATCGCCCGATCAACGATATTCACGTGCAAGGCAAAAAGATTGGCGGCACCGGCGCGGCGCAGATGGGCGACGCCGAAGTCGTCGTCGGCTCGCTGATGTTCGATTTCAATTTCGAGTTGATGGCGCAAGTATTGAAGGTATCATCCGAGAAAATGCGCGACAAGATTTTTCAATCGCTCAACGAATACATGACGACGATGACGCGCCAACTCGGTCACATGCCCGACCGCGGCGCGGTCGTCAAAATTTATCTCGCGCAAATCGAAGCCGCGCTCGGACGCAAAATCGTGCCAGGCGAACCGACCGCGCGCGAACTCGCGATTGCCGACGAACTCGATCGAAAATTTGCGACCGATGAGTGGCTATATCAAAAAGGCGGCTTGCGCCAAGTCGGCGTCAAGATTCACGAGGATGTGCGCGTGATCGAAGCCGCGCACAAAGCGCCGGGTGGTCTCATCCGCGTGACCGCGCGTGTGCGCGAGGGTCGCATTGACGACCTCACACTCTCCGGCGATTTCACAATGATGCCCAAGTTCGCACCGGGCGCGCTCGAACTGGCGCTGCGCGGCACGGCACTCGATCCGAACGCGATCAAGACGCGCACCGAAGAAGTCTATCGCACGCTGGCGATCCAATCACCGGGCATGACCGTGGACGATCTGACCAACGCGGTGATGCTTCTCAATCAACCAGTCCAATGA
- the nrfD gene encoding polysulfide reductase NrfD: protein MKYAKIIDNRKCIGCHACSVACKEENQVPLGVFRTWVKYIEKGKFPNTRRYFQVTRCNQCENPPCVRICPTGAMYQRTDGIVEFNAEHCIACKACLQACPYDAIYVDPETHTAAKCHFCAHRLERNLEPACVIVCPERAIIVGDMDNPRSEVSRLLAREQVSVRKPEQGTNPKLFYIDGEAASLNPLAAARPPTWMWADVGASAYGGNGSESGPIHHGGAYAGALTQTVYDVPHEIPWGWKVSTYLWTKSIGAGAFFVPALFLGFGMPLPNAFAALAAFLSLVFIGITTFFLVWDLKQPRRFLKIVLRPQLRSWLARGAFILMGFSALGGLWFLASAAQEPVVRETIALPLDWLTQTQNALTFPAAFLAIFSAIYSAFLFSQAEGRDLWQSPPLALNLFLHAGAAGSGALLIAAMFGVLPVSAMTLLVWAFVVSLAALIATQILADFAIPPATTNARHGHDLMIHGYYGAFFWGGIAAESIGLALAIIALATSAALASAIGGVCALAGLYAVLHAWVQAGQRAPNS, encoded by the coding sequence ATGAAATACGCCAAGATCATTGACAATCGCAAGTGCATCGGTTGTCATGCGTGCAGTGTCGCGTGCAAGGAAGAGAACCAGGTGCCGCTCGGCGTGTTTCGCACCTGGGTCAAGTACATCGAAAAGGGCAAGTTCCCAAACACGCGCCGGTATTTCCAGGTCACGCGTTGCAATCAGTGCGAGAATCCGCCGTGCGTCCGCATCTGTCCGACCGGCGCGATGTATCAGCGAACCGATGGCATCGTCGAATTCAACGCCGAGCATTGTATTGCGTGCAAGGCGTGTTTGCAAGCGTGTCCGTACGATGCGATCTACGTTGACCCTGAGACGCACACCGCGGCGAAATGCCATTTCTGCGCGCATCGCCTCGAACGAAATTTGGAACCGGCGTGCGTGATCGTTTGCCCCGAACGCGCGATCATCGTCGGCGACATGGACAATCCCAGGTCTGAAGTTTCGCGGCTCCTCGCGCGCGAGCAGGTTTCGGTACGCAAACCGGAGCAGGGTACGAATCCAAAATTATTTTACATTGACGGCGAAGCGGCATCGCTCAATCCGCTCGCGGCGGCGCGCCCGCCAACCTGGATGTGGGCGGATGTGGGCGCATCGGCGTATGGCGGAAACGGTTCGGAGAGCGGACCGATTCATCACGGCGGCGCGTACGCCGGCGCGTTAACGCAAACCGTTTACGATGTGCCACACGAAATTCCCTGGGGCTGGAAAGTCTCGACGTACTTGTGGACCAAATCCATCGGCGCGGGCGCGTTCTTCGTGCCGGCGTTGTTCCTGGGATTTGGAATGCCGCTACCCAATGCGTTCGCCGCGCTTGCCGCGTTCCTCTCGCTCGTGTTCATCGGCATCACGACCTTTTTCCTCGTCTGGGATTTGAAGCAACCGCGCCGCTTTCTGAAAATCGTGTTGCGTCCGCAGTTGCGTTCGTGGCTCGCGCGCGGCGCGTTCATCTTGATGGGATTTTCCGCACTAGGGGGGCTGTGGTTCCTCGCGAGCGCGGCGCAAGAACCGGTCGTGCGCGAAACAATTGCGCTGCCCCTGGATTGGCTCACGCAAACGCAAAACGCGTTGACGTTTCCCGCCGCGTTCCTCGCGATCTTTTCCGCGATCTATTCGGCGTTTCTCTTTTCGCAAGCCGAGGGTCGCGATCTGTGGCAGTCGCCGCCGCTCGCGCTCAATCTGTTCTTGCATGCCGGGGCGGCGGGCAGCGGCGCATTGTTGATCGCCGCGATGTTCGGCGTGTTGCCGGTGTCGGCAATGACTCTGCTTGTCTGGGCATTCGTCGTCAGTCTCGCCGCGCTCATCGCCACGCAAATCCTCGCCGACTTTGCGATTCCGCCGGCGACGACGAACGCGCGACACGGACATGATCTGATGATCCACGGATATTACGGCGCGTTCTTTTGGGGCGGCATCGCGGCGGAGTCCATCGGATTGGCGCTGGCAATCATCGCGCTTGCCACGTCCGCGGCGCTCGCGAGCGCGATCGGTGGAGTGTGCGCGCTCGCCGGATTGTATGCGGTTCTGCACGCGTGGGTGCAAGCCGGGCAGAGGGCGCCGAATTCGTAG